From Vagococcus jeotgali, one genomic window encodes:
- a CDS encoding cation-translocating P-type ATPase, producing MSEQRKKQLNDPFYIESEEVVLDKLDTSSKGLSTKEAEKRLREYGHNQLYEGKKKSLFSKFLDQFKDFMILILLAAAVLSFFMGDQVEAIMIIVVVFIMAIFGVVQEAKAEEAIEALKDMSTPNANVRRDDTTKTIKSTDLVPGDIVLLEAGDVIPADMRLIEVASLKIEEAALTGESVPVEKEAITLEKQDIGIGDRINMAYMNSNVTYGRGIGVVTGTGMNTEVGKIASMLAQSDETNTPLKENLNKLGKVLSIVIIIICIIMFAVGMLRGGHDWMEMLLTSVSLAVAAIPEGLPAIVTIILALGTQKMAKRNALVRKLPAVETLGSTDIICSDKTGTLTLNQMTVEAVFTNNGVIEVSETMPVDNTTLKIMTYCNDTKISDGDVLIGDPTETALVKYGMDHGFDVQKQLTKEPRLAEVPFDSERKLMSTFHKLDDGRYFVAVKGAPDELLKRCVSYDVNGVIQPMDKAEEDLILQTNTGLAKQALRVLAMAYKIVDEIPNELSSESVETDLIFSGLVGMIDPERKEAAEAVRVAKEAGIRPIMITGDHRDTAEAIAVRLGILKEGQHNAVITGGELNEMSDEQLASAIEQYSVYARVSPEHKVRIVKAWQKDGKVVAMTGDGVNDAPALKTADIGIGMGITGTEVSKGASDMVLADDNFSTIIVAVEEGRKVFSNIQKTVQYLLAANLGEVLTLFIATMMGWDTLLPVHLLWINVVTDTFPAIALGLEPAEKGLMKLKPRGRDSDLFSGGVLSSIIYQGILEAALTLGVYWYAIEFPVHTGYDAIHADALTMSYATLGLIQLFHAFNVKSVHKSIFTVGVFKNKIFNYAILLSFVLLASTIVIPGFNDLFKVAHLDGAQWLVVLIGSFAIIPIVEIVKWVQRKTIYKDA from the coding sequence ATGTCAGAACAAAGAAAAAAGCAGCTAAATGATCCATTCTACATTGAATCAGAAGAGGTCGTCTTAGACAAATTAGATACTAGCTCTAAGGGACTATCAACGAAAGAAGCTGAAAAACGATTAAGAGAGTACGGACATAACCAACTATATGAGGGGAAGAAAAAGAGCTTATTTAGTAAATTTTTAGATCAGTTTAAAGATTTTATGATATTGATTTTATTAGCTGCAGCTGTATTATCTTTCTTTATGGGGGATCAAGTTGAGGCGATTATGATTATAGTTGTTGTGTTCATTATGGCAATTTTTGGAGTGGTACAAGAAGCAAAAGCCGAAGAAGCAATTGAAGCACTAAAAGATATGTCCACACCAAATGCTAATGTAAGACGTGATGATACAACAAAAACAATTAAGAGTACAGATTTAGTTCCTGGAGATATTGTCTTACTTGAGGCAGGGGATGTGATCCCTGCTGATATGCGTCTAATTGAAGTGGCATCATTAAAGATAGAAGAAGCAGCGCTTACAGGTGAGTCTGTGCCTGTTGAAAAAGAAGCGATTACTTTAGAAAAACAAGATATCGGTATTGGTGATCGTATTAATATGGCTTATATGAACAGTAATGTAACTTATGGTCGTGGTATTGGTGTTGTTACAGGAACTGGAATGAATACTGAGGTTGGTAAAATTGCTAGCATGTTAGCTCAGTCTGATGAGACTAATACTCCGTTAAAAGAGAATCTAAATAAATTAGGTAAAGTATTATCTATTGTGATTATTATTATCTGTATTATCATGTTTGCAGTTGGTATGTTACGTGGTGGGCATGATTGGATGGAAATGTTATTAACATCTGTATCTTTAGCTGTAGCAGCAATTCCAGAAGGATTACCTGCTATTGTAACGATTATCCTAGCTTTAGGTACTCAAAAAATGGCAAAACGAAATGCTTTAGTTAGAAAGTTACCTGCTGTTGAGACGTTAGGTAGTACTGATATTATTTGTTCTGATAAAACTGGAACATTAACACTTAACCAAATGACAGTTGAGGCTGTTTTTACAAATAATGGTGTGATTGAAGTATCAGAAACAATGCCGGTTGATAATACAACACTTAAAATTATGACTTACTGTAATGATACTAAAATTTCTGATGGAGACGTTTTAATTGGGGATCCAACAGAGACTGCTTTAGTGAAATACGGTATGGATCATGGGTTTGATGTTCAGAAGCAATTAACTAAAGAGCCACGTTTAGCTGAAGTACCATTTGATTCTGAACGTAAATTAATGTCAACGTTCCATAAACTGGATGATGGACGTTACTTTGTAGCTGTTAAAGGTGCTCCTGATGAATTATTAAAACGCTGTGTGTCATATGATGTGAATGGTGTGATTCAGCCAATGGACAAGGCTGAGGAAGATTTGATTTTACAAACTAATACAGGTTTAGCTAAACAAGCTTTACGTGTGTTAGCTATGGCTTATAAGATTGTTGACGAGATTCCAAATGAGTTGTCAAGTGAGAGTGTTGAAACAGATCTGATTTTCTCTGGCTTAGTTGGGATGATTGATCCTGAGAGAAAAGAAGCCGCAGAAGCAGTGCGTGTTGCTAAAGAAGCTGGTATTAGACCGATTATGATTACAGGTGACCACCGCGATACAGCAGAAGCAATTGCAGTACGTTTAGGTATTTTAAAAGAAGGGCAACACAATGCAGTGATTACAGGTGGCGAGCTAAACGAGATGAGTGACGAGCAGTTAGCAAGTGCTATTGAACAATATTCCGTTTATGCTAGGGTGTCACCAGAGCACAAGGTAAGAATTGTAAAAGCATGGCAAAAAGATGGCAAAGTTGTAGCTATGACAGGTGACGGAGTTAATGATGCTCCTGCTCTTAAAACTGCTGATATTGGTATTGGTATGGGAATTACAGGAACTGAAGTCTCAAAAGGTGCCAGTGATATGGTACTGGCTGATGACAATTTCTCAACTATTATTGTGGCTGTTGAAGAAGGTCGTAAAGTTTTCTCAAATATCCAAAAAACTGTACAGTATTTACTTGCAGCCAACTTAGGTGAAGTATTAACGTTATTTATTGCAACGATGATGGGGTGGGATACGCTACTGCCAGTTCATTTATTATGGATTAACGTAGTAACAGATACATTCCCAGCAATTGCTCTAGGTCTTGAGCCAGCTGAAAAAGGTTTAATGAAGTTAAAACCTCGTGGACGTGATTCTGATTTATTCTCTGGTGGTGTGTTGAGTAGTATTATCTATCAAGGTATTTTAGAGGCAGCATTAACGTTAGGTGTTTATTGGTATGCTATTGAGTTTCCAGTCCATACAGGATATGATGCGATTCATGCTGATGCGTTGACAATGTCTTATGCAACACTAGGCTTGATTCAGTTATTCCATGCATTTAACGTGAAATCTGTTCATAAATCAATCTTTACTGTTGGGGTATTTAAAAATAAAATCTTCAACTATGCGATTCTTTTATCATTTGTCCTACTTGCTTCGACCATTGTTATTCCAGGATTTAATGATTTATTTAAAGTAGCTCATTTAGATGGTGCACAGTGGTTGGTAGTCTTAATTGGTTCATTTGCGATTATTCCAATTGTTGAAATCGTAAAATGGGTCCAAAGAAAAACAATTTATAAAGATGCTTAA
- a CDS encoding GNAT family N-acetyltransferase codes for MKTRLAIISDLDRLNMIQYEAANRIKETGSTQWATVLLGEEKANLKKQVEQGHVWVIEENETILGLLYLYDTPNTWDRMLWENQELIPGACYLHKLALSNEAVGKGVADEFLHQTMTYVHNNNQVICLDCMAQKEMLSKLYERVGFEFIASVPVTNDEFNKELFNLYRFP; via the coding sequence ATGAAGACACGTCTAGCAATAATATCTGATTTAGATAGATTAAATATGATTCAATATGAAGCTGCTAATCGCATAAAAGAAACAGGATCAACCCAGTGGGCTACTGTTTTACTTGGTGAAGAAAAAGCTAATTTAAAGAAACAAGTAGAACAAGGGCATGTCTGGGTGATTGAGGAGAATGAGACTATATTAGGTTTATTATATTTATATGACACACCAAATACTTGGGATAGAATGCTTTGGGAGAATCAAGAACTTATACCAGGTGCTTGTTACCTACATAAACTAGCTTTATCTAATGAAGCTGTTGGTAAAGGAGTTGCTGATGAATTTCTTCATCAAACCATGACATATGTTCATAATAACAATCAAGTCATTTGTTTAGATTGTATGGCTCAAAAGGAAATGCTATCTAAACTTTACGAGCGAGTAGGGTTTGAATTTATAGCCAGTGTCCCTGTTACAAATGATGAGTTTAATAAGGAGCTATTTAATTTATATAGATTTCCTTAA